From a single Nicotiana tomentosiformis chromosome 2, ASM39032v3, whole genome shotgun sequence genomic region:
- the LOC138904536 gene encoding uncharacterized protein — MALNLDVHELLVMVDFDLLMRQVQGELETRDIKIIPYRQCVQDLSNIFKSIVFKYIPRFHNELADALATLALMLPYPGNIHIDPLEIQVGNQHGYYNTIEEEPDDSWRPDSLTSVRVASCVLSLDVHCLRSGCYWANRAKGFRRA, encoded by the exons ATGGCCCTTAATCtagatgtgcatgaactattagttatggttgattttgacttgCTTATGCGGCAAGTCCAAGGAGAATtagagactcgagacatcaagatTATTCCATACAGACAGTGTGTGCAAGACCTGAGCAACATATTCAAATCCATCGTGTTCAAGTACATTCCtaggtttcacaacgagctagccgaCGCCTTGGCTACCTTAGCCTTGATGCTCCCTTATCCAGGCAACATTCATATTGATCCATTGGAAATACAAGTTgggaatcaacacggttactacAATACAATTGAggaagaaccagatg ATTCATGGAGACCTGATTCACTCACCTCCGTTAGAGTTGCATCCTGTGTCCTCTCCTTGGACGTTCATTGCTTGAGGagtggatgttattgggccaatcgagccaaaggcttcagaagGGCATAG